Proteins from a genomic interval of Anolis sagrei isolate rAnoSag1 chromosome 1, rAnoSag1.mat, whole genome shotgun sequence:
- the SYNCRIP gene encoding heterogeneous nuclear ribonucleoprotein Q isoform X8 — translation MKTYRQREKQGTKVADSSKGPDEAKIKALLERTGYTLDVTTGQRKYGGPPPECVYSGQQPSVGTEIFVGKIPRDLFEDELVPLFEKAGPIWDLRLMMDPLTGLNRGYAFVTFCNKEAAQEAVKLYNNHEIRSGKHIGVCISVANNRLFVGSIPKSKTKEQIVEEFSKVTEGLTDVILYHQPDDKKKNRGFCFLEYEDHKTAAQARRRLMSGKVKVWGNVVTVEWADPIEDPDPEVMAKVKVLFVRNLANSVTEEILEKAFSQFGKLERVKKLKDYAFIHFDERDGAVKAMEGMNGKELEGENIEIVFAKPPDQKRKERKAQRQAAKNQMYDDYYYYGPPHMPPPTRGRGRGGRGGYGYPPDYYGYEDDYYYYGYDYHNYRGGYEDPYYGYEDFQVGARGRGGRGARGAALSRGRGAAPPRGRAGYAQRGGPGSARGVRGARGGAQQQRGRGVRGARGGRGGNVGGKRKADGYNQPDSKRRQTNNQNWGSQPIAQQPLQGGDHSGNYGYKSENQEFYQDSFGQQWK, via the exons ATGAAGACATATAGGCAAAGAGAAAAACAAGGGACCAAAGTGGCAGACTCCAGCAAAGGACCAGATGAGGCAAAAATCaag GCACTTTTGGAGAGAACGGGGTACACACTTGACGTAACGACTGGACAAAGGAAGTATGGTGGTCCTCCCCCTGAGTGTGTCTATTCAGGACAACAGCCTTCTGTTGGCACTGAG ATATTCGTGGGTAAGATTCCAAGGGACTTGTTTGAGGATGAGCTTGTTCCATTATTTGAGAAAGCTGGGCCTATTTGGGATCTGCGTTTAATGATGGATCCACTGACAGGTCTAAATAGAGGATATGCTTTTGTCACTTTCTGTAACAAAGAGGCTGCACAGGAAGCTGTTAAATTG TATAATAATCATGAAATTCGTTCTGGAAAACACATTGGTGTGTGTATCTCTGTTGCCAATAATAGGCTCTTTGTTGGCTCTATTCCTAAGAGTAAAACCAAGGAACAGATAGTTGAAGAATTTAGCAAAGTAACAG AGGGCCTCACAGATGTAATACTGTATCACCAGCCTGATGACAAAAAAAAGAACAGAGGTTTTTGTTTCCTTGAATATGAAGATCACAAAACAGCAGCACAAGCCAGGCGTAGGTTGATGAGTGGAAAAGTGAAGGTCTGGGGTAACGTCGTTACTGTTGAATGGGCTGATCCTATAGAAGATCCAGATCCTGAAGTCATGGCAAAA GTAAAAGTGTTATTTGTGCGGAACCTTGCGAATTCAGTCACAGAAGAAATATTAGAAAAGGCTTTTAGTCAGTTTGGAAAACTGGAAAGAGTGAAGAAATTAAAAGATTACGCTTTCATACATTTTGATGAACGTGATGGTGCTGTAAAG GCAATGGAAGGCATGAATGGAAAAGaattagagggagaaaatatTGAAATTGTTTTTGCAAAGCCACCAgatcaaaaaaggaaagaaaggaaagcgcAGAGGCAAGCTGCTAAAAATCAAAT GTATGATGACTATTACTACTATGGTCCTCCTCATATGCCCCCACCAACAAGAGGTCGAGGTCGAGGAGGCCGAGGTGGCTATGGATATCCTCCTGACTACTATGGATATGaagatgattactattattacggCTATGACTACCATAACTATCGTGGTGGATATGAAGACCCTTACTATGGTTATGAAGATTTTCAAGTTGGAGCTAGAGGAAGGGGTGGTAGAGGAGCAAGGGGTGCTGCTCTTTCCAGAGgtcgcggggctgctcctccccgTGGCAGAGCCGGTTATGCACAAAGAGGTGGTCCTGGATCAGCAAGAGGTGTTCGTGGTGCGCGAGGAGGTGCCCAGCAACAAAGAGGCCGCGGGGTACGTGGTGCAAGGGGTGGCCGCGGTGGAAATGTAGGAGGAAAGCGCAAAGCTGATGGGTACAACCAGCCAGATTCCAAGCGGCGCCAGACCAATAATCAGAACTGGGGCTCCCAACCCATTGCTCAGCAACCGCTCCAAGGTGGTGATCATTCTGGTAACTATGGTTACAAATCTGAAAACCAGGAGTTTTATCAGGATTCTTTTGGGCAGCAGTGGAAGTAG
- the SYNCRIP gene encoding heterogeneous nuclear ribonucleoprotein Q isoform X1, producing MASEHVNGNGTEEPMDTSAAVTHSEHFQTLLDAGLPQKVAEKLDEIYVAGLVAHSDLDERAIEALKEFNEEGALAVLQQFKDSDLSHVQNKSAFLCGVMKTYRQREKQGTKVADSSKGPDEAKIKALLERTGYTLDVTTGQRKYGGPPPECVYSGQQPSVGTEIFVGKIPRDLFEDELVPLFEKAGPIWDLRLMMDPLTGLNRGYAFVTFCNKEAAQEAVKLYNNHEIRSGKHIGVCISVANNRLFVGSIPKSKTKEQIVEEFSKVTEGLTDVILYHQPDDKKKNRGFCFLEYEDHKTAAQARRRLMSGKVKVWGNVVTVEWADPIEDPDPEVMAKVKVLFVRNLANSVTEEILEKAFSQFGKLERVKKLKDYAFIHFDERDGAVKAMEGMNGKELEGENIEIVFAKPPDQKRKERKAQRQAAKNQMYDDYYYYGPPHMPPPTRGRGRGGRGGYGYPPDYYGYEDDYYYYGYDYHNYRGGYEDPYYGYEDFQVGARGRGGRGARGAALSRGRGAAPPRGRAGYAQRGGPGSARGVRGARGGAQQQRGRGVRGARGGRGGNVGGKRKADGYNQPDSKRRQTNNQNWGSQPIAQQPLQGGDHSAGKRGRGRS from the exons ATGGCTTCTGAACATGTTAATGGGAATGGTACTGAAGAGCCCATGGATACTTCTGCTGCAGTTACCCATTCTGAGCATTTCCAGACATTGCTTGATGCTGGTTTACCACAGAAAGTTGCTGAAAAACTAGACGAAATTTACGTTGCAG GGCTAGTTGCTCACAGTGATTTAGATGAAAGAGCTATTGAAGCTTTAAAGGAATTTAATGAAGAAGGTGCATTAGCAGTGCTTCAGCAATTTAAAGACAGCGATCTCTCTCATGTTCAG aacaaAAGTGCCTTTTTATGTGGTGTCATGAAGACATATAGGCAAAGAGAAAAACAAGGGACCAAAGTGGCAGACTCCAGCAAAGGACCAGATGAGGCAAAAATCaag GCACTTTTGGAGAGAACGGGGTACACACTTGACGTAACGACTGGACAAAGGAAGTATGGTGGTCCTCCCCCTGAGTGTGTCTATTCAGGACAACAGCCTTCTGTTGGCACTGAG ATATTCGTGGGTAAGATTCCAAGGGACTTGTTTGAGGATGAGCTTGTTCCATTATTTGAGAAAGCTGGGCCTATTTGGGATCTGCGTTTAATGATGGATCCACTGACAGGTCTAAATAGAGGATATGCTTTTGTCACTTTCTGTAACAAAGAGGCTGCACAGGAAGCTGTTAAATTG TATAATAATCATGAAATTCGTTCTGGAAAACACATTGGTGTGTGTATCTCTGTTGCCAATAATAGGCTCTTTGTTGGCTCTATTCCTAAGAGTAAAACCAAGGAACAGATAGTTGAAGAATTTAGCAAAGTAACAG AGGGCCTCACAGATGTAATACTGTATCACCAGCCTGATGACAAAAAAAAGAACAGAGGTTTTTGTTTCCTTGAATATGAAGATCACAAAACAGCAGCACAAGCCAGGCGTAGGTTGATGAGTGGAAAAGTGAAGGTCTGGGGTAACGTCGTTACTGTTGAATGGGCTGATCCTATAGAAGATCCAGATCCTGAAGTCATGGCAAAA GTAAAAGTGTTATTTGTGCGGAACCTTGCGAATTCAGTCACAGAAGAAATATTAGAAAAGGCTTTTAGTCAGTTTGGAAAACTGGAAAGAGTGAAGAAATTAAAAGATTACGCTTTCATACATTTTGATGAACGTGATGGTGCTGTAAAG GCAATGGAAGGCATGAATGGAAAAGaattagagggagaaaatatTGAAATTGTTTTTGCAAAGCCACCAgatcaaaaaaggaaagaaaggaaagcgcAGAGGCAAGCTGCTAAAAATCAAAT GTATGATGACTATTACTACTATGGTCCTCCTCATATGCCCCCACCAACAAGAGGTCGAGGTCGAGGAGGCCGAGGTGGCTATGGATATCCTCCTGACTACTATGGATATGaagatgattactattattacggCTATGACTACCATAACTATCGTGGTGGATATGAAGACCCTTACTATGGTTATGAAGATTTTCAAGTTGGAGCTAGAGGAAGGGGTGGTAGAGGAGCAAGGGGTGCTGCTCTTTCCAGAGgtcgcggggctgctcctccccgTGGCAGAGCCGGTTATGCACAAAGAGGTGGTCCTGGATCAGCAAGAGGTGTTCGTGGTGCGCGAGGAGGTGCCCAGCAACAAAGAGGCCGCGGGGTACGTGGTGCAAGGGGTGGCCGCGGTGGAAATGTAGGAGGAAAGCGCAAAGCTGATGGGTACAACCAGCCAGATTCCAAGCGGCGCCAGACCAATAATCAGAACTGGGGCTCCCAACCCATTGCTCAGCAACCGCTCCAAGGTGGTGATCATTCTG CAGGGAAAAGGGGTCGAGGCCGGTCCTGA